From the genome of Spinacia oleracea cultivar Varoflay chromosome 2, BTI_SOV_V1, whole genome shotgun sequence, one region includes:
- the LOC110794229 gene encoding EG45-like domain containing protein, translated as MRMKAVVVVIFVISLAISVANANTGFAVYHTHRTPSACYGSQDNGPWIAGVSNALWNGRGACGRYYRVTCIGGANLAPHPCKGGSVTVKVTDLCSSCAGDINLSQEAFNSIADLRAGKIRVRYDPL; from the exons ATGAGGATGAAAGCAGTTGTAGTTGTGATCTTTGTGATTAGCCTAGCCATCTCTGTCGCGAATGCTAATACTGGGTTTGCTGTTTACCATACTCATCGTACTC CATCGGCATGCTACGGAAGCCAGGACAATGGACCATGGATAGCAGGGGTAAGCAATGCCCTATGGAACGGTAGAGGAGCATGTGGAAGGTATTACAGGGTTACTTGTATTGGAGGAGCTAATTTGGCTCCTCACCCTTGTAAAGGAGGAAGTGTTACTGTCAAAGTTACTGACTTATGTTCTAGTTGTGCCGGTGACATTAACCTTTCTCAAGAAGCTTTCAATTCCATTGCTGACCTTCGAGCTGGCAAAATCCGTGTCCGATACGACCC ATTATAA
- the LOC110794227 gene encoding VIN3-like protein 1: MIEQQLKACNKNVKNPESRKNGSISNNTASKKQSRKGENPARLISKTEQPSEFGCSSTWICKNSACRAVLSIDDAFCRRCSCCICHQFDDNKDPSLWLVCESESGQGDSCGLSCHIECAFQQEKLGVVNLGQYMHLDGSYCCASCGKVSGVLGCWKKQLAIAKDARRVDVLCYRILLSYRLLDGTAKFKDLQEIVAEAKIKLEAEVGPMNGDSVKMARGIVSRLTIAADVQKLCSHAIDKANELLANVSIVSPNYKVDSLPAACRFLFEEVTSSSLVIVLIDIPSPITDSIRGYKLWYCKSRQETFSKEPQSIFPRERRRISVTHLDPCTEYTFRIISYTETDDLGHSEAKCFTKSVEIFHNHKNPTTSGCKKETPSVEGSSSPTKEQPNSSSGFQVRDLGKVLRLAWAQEQGFLEGFCSADVEQCCGVTKYESPKDHQSPPPVSRELDLNVVSVPDLNEDLNPPLESSRDEDNGCTLERATGPDDDAASHGVEKNGLGLARSNGSGPSDDSLAWATIRNGDVDSLTEIRRKRASSSNEETHDCDSALINGSPFRVSGGPGPLDSNFEYCVKVIRWLECDGYLKQEFRLKLLTWFSLRSTEQERRVVNTFIQTLMDDPKSLAGQLVDSFGDLVSSKKPRNSFTSIPS; this comes from the exons ATGATAGAGCAGCAGCTGAAAGCATGCAACAAAAATGTGAAGAATCCTGAGAGCAGGAAGAATggttccatttccaataatactGCTTCTAAGAAGCAAAGCAGGAAGGGAGAAAATCCTGCTCGCCTCATATCGAAAACTGAGCAACCTTCTGAATTTGGATGTTCTAGTACCTGGATATGTAAAAATTCTGCGTGTAGAGCTGTTTTGTCCATAGATGATGCGTTTTGTAGGAGGTGCTCATGTTGCATCTGCCACCAATTTGATGATAATAAAGACCCTAGCCTTTGGTTGGTTTGTGAATCTGAGTCTGGACAGGGTGATTCTTGTGGATTATCATGCCACATTGAGTGTGCATTTCAACAAGAGAAGCTGGGAGTCGTGAACCTTGGGCAATACATGCATTTAGATGGGAGTTACTGCTGCGCTTCTTGCGGCAAAGTCTCTGGTGTGCTTGG ATGTTGGAAAAAACAGTTGGCTATAGCAAAGGATGCTAGACGTGTCGATGTGCTTTGTTATAGAATATTGCTGAGTTACAGGCTACTTGATGGTACGGCTAAATTTAAGGACCTCCAAGAGATTGTTGCAGAAGCTAAAATAAAATTGGAGGCGGAGGTGGGTCCCATGAATGGTGACTCTGTCAAGATGGCTAGAGGTATAGTTAGCAGGCTTACTATTGCTGCAGATGTACAAAAACTCTGTTCACATGCGATTGATAAAGCTAATGAATTGCTTGCCAACGTTTCCATCGTGTCTCCAAATTACAAAG TGGATTCACTTCCCGCTGCATGCAGGTTCCTGTTTGAAGAAGTTACCTCTTCTTCACTTGTAATAGTCTTGATTGATATCCCCTCACCAATAACTGATTCCATCAGAGGCTACAAGCTATGGTACTGCAAAAGCAGACAGGAGACATTTTCAAAGGAGCCTCAATCCATCTTTCCAAGGGAGAGAAGAAGGATTTCTGTAACACATCTTGATCCTTGCACCGAGTACACCTTCAGAATAATTTCCTACACAGAAactgatgatttaggccactctGAGGCCAAGTGTTTTACCAAGAGTGTAGAGATTTTTCATAACCATAAGAATCCCACCACATCAGGTTGTAAGAAGGAAACTCCTTCAGTTGAGGGAAGCTCCTCACCTACAAAGGAGCAACCCAACTCATCTTCTGGATTTCAGGTGCGGGACCTTGGGAAAGTGTTACGACTAGCTTGGGCTCAAGAACAGGGCTTTCTCGAAGGCTTCTGCAGTGCTGATGTAGAACAATGCTGTGGAGTTACAAAATATGAATCTCCTAAAGATCACCAGTCACCTCCGCCAGTTTCTCGTGAGCTTGACCTAAATGTTGTTTCAGTTCCAGATTTAAATGAAGACCTTAACCCGCCTCTCGAGTCTTCCAGGGATGAAGATAATGGATGTACGCTGGAGCGTGCTACTGGTCCTGATGATGATGCTGCTTCTCATGGTGTTGAGAAGAATGGGCTTGGGCTTGCCAGGTCAAATGGTAGTGGGCCAAGTGATGATTCACTGGCTTGGGCAACCATTCGAAATGGAGACGTTGATTCCTTGACGGAGATTCGCCGGAAGAGAGCTTCAAGTTCGAATGAAGAGACCCATGATTGTGACAGCGCCCTGATAAATGGGTCGCCGTTTCGGGTTTCTGGTGGGCCTGGACCCCTAGACAGTAACTTTGAGTATTGCGTGAAGGTCATACGGTGGTTGGAGTGTGACGGCTACTTAAAACAGGAATTTAGATTGAAATTGTTGACTTGGTTTAGCTTAAGATCTACTGAACAAGAGCGTCGGGTTGTCAACACCTTCATTCAAACCCTCATGGATGATCCAAAGAGCTTGGCAGGGCAGCTCGTGGACTCCTTTGGAGATCTTGTATCTAGCAAGAAGCCCAGGAATAGTTTCACTA GTATTCCTTCTTGA